Proteins from a genomic interval of Providencia stuartii:
- the fadI gene encoding acetyl-CoA C-acyltransferase FadI: MNQLSHHGESNYPAKERIAIISGLRLPFAKQATAYQGIAAVDLGKAVVAELLTRTGIEKQLIEQLVFGQVVQMPEAPNIAREIVLGTGMSVSTDAYSVSRACATSFQAMANIAESMMAGHISIGIAGGADSSSVLPIGVSKKLAATLLSLSKAKSFGQKLSLMSKLRLKDLLPVAPAVAEYSTGLRMGDTAEQMAKSYHITREQQDELAHRSHLLATKAWESGVLQQEVMTAYMPPFKQAFTQDNNIRTNSILSSYAKLKPAFDRKHGTVTAANSTPLTDGAAAVLMMTESRAKALGYTPLGYIRSFAFSAIDVWQDMLLGPSYATPIALKRAGLSLQDLTLIDMHEAFAAQTLANIKLFSSRQFAQEKLGLSKEIGEVDMDKFNVLGGSIAYGHPFAATGARMVTQTLHELRRRGGGFGLTTACAAGGLGAAMILEVE; the protein is encoded by the coding sequence ATGAACCAACTTTCCCACCATGGTGAAAGCAATTATCCGGCAAAGGAAAGGATCGCAATCATTAGCGGCCTTCGTTTACCTTTTGCCAAGCAAGCGACAGCATATCAAGGAATTGCAGCAGTTGATCTGGGAAAAGCCGTTGTTGCAGAGTTGCTAACCCGAACCGGTATAGAAAAGCAACTTATTGAACAACTTGTATTTGGGCAAGTTGTACAGATGCCTGAAGCACCTAATATTGCACGGGAGATCGTATTAGGAACAGGCATGAGCGTTTCGACAGATGCTTATAGTGTTTCACGCGCGTGTGCTACTAGCTTTCAAGCAATGGCGAACATCGCTGAGAGCATGATGGCAGGGCATATCTCAATCGGGATCGCCGGAGGGGCAGACTCATCTTCGGTATTGCCTATTGGGGTATCTAAAAAGTTGGCAGCCACACTTTTATCTTTGAGCAAAGCCAAATCCTTTGGTCAGAAACTGTCATTAATGTCTAAATTGCGTTTAAAGGATTTATTGCCCGTTGCGCCAGCTGTTGCTGAATATTCAACTGGTTTGCGCATGGGGGATACCGCAGAACAAATGGCAAAAAGCTATCACATCACCCGAGAACAACAAGATGAGCTTGCCCATCGTTCACATTTGCTTGCGACTAAAGCTTGGGAAAGTGGTGTGTTGCAACAAGAAGTCATGACGGCATATATGCCTCCATTCAAGCAAGCATTTACACAAGATAATAATATTCGTACCAACTCTATCCTATCGTCTTATGCTAAGTTAAAACCAGCCTTTGACCGTAAACACGGTACTGTCACCGCCGCGAATAGTACACCATTAACAGACGGAGCTGCCGCTGTGTTAATGATGACCGAATCTCGTGCTAAAGCGTTGGGTTATACACCGTTAGGCTATATTCGTAGTTTTGCATTTTCAGCCATCGATGTTTGGCAAGACATGTTATTAGGTCCATCCTATGCAACACCGATAGCCCTTAAACGGGCAGGTTTGTCACTACAAGACTTAACGTTAATTGATATGCATGAAGCCTTTGCCGCCCAAACATTGGCCAATATTAAACTCTTTTCGAGCCGCCAATTTGCCCAAGAAAAATTGGGGCTATCAAAAGAAATTGGCGAAGTAGATATGGATAAGTTTAATGTGTTGGGGGGATCTATTGCTTATGGGCATCCCTTTGCTGCAACAGGGGCGCGTATGGTGACGCAAACTCTTCATGAATTACGTCGACGTGGTGGTGGGTTTGGTTTAACCACAGCATGTGCTGCGGGCGGTTTAGGTGCCGCAATGATTTTGGAGGTGGAATAA
- the fadJ gene encoding fatty acid oxidation complex subunit alpha FadJ, with protein MTHHSETEVQAECIQDAFRLEVHAQTVGVIFIDVPNEKVNTLKAEFAQQFLAILQQAQSTSGLKGLVITSGKKDSFIAGADISMIADCKSKEEASELSREGHKLFDKLENYPLPIVAAIHGACLGGGLELALACHVRVCSNDTKTRLGLPEVQLGLLPGSGGTQRLPKLIGIPNALDMMLTGRQLRAKQAQRMGLVDDVVPDTILLDVAIAMAKKGKVQRAPLPWQQRLLSSSLLRNKVFSSAKQTVMRKTKGHYPAPEKIIQVVKTGVEKGAKAGYEAEAKAFGELVMTPESAALRSLFFATTSLKNETGSSAKPLKFNQIGILGGGLMGGGIAFVTAMKGNLPVRIKDINDKGVTHALGYSWDLLTQRVNKRRMLARERSAVMAKISGTLTYQGFEHADIVVEAVFEDLALKRKMVTEVQNVTQGKAIFASNTSSLPIHQIAEPAAHPEKVIGLHYFSPVDKMPLVEVIPHQKTDDETIATVVAFAKRQGKTAIVVGDDAGFYVNRILAPYLCEAAECLMAGESIEHIDSALVDFGFPVGPFNLLDEVGIDVGTKILPILVNRFGDRFKAPDLLDKVNKDDRKGKKNGKGFYLYGHQPSSKLRFWKKSKKRQVDKSIYSLINVHPKNHLSKIDIAERCVMLMLNEAVRCLDEKIIQNARDGDIGAVFGIGFPPFFGGPFRYMDSLGIQKTVDTMNNLAERYGDKFRPCELLCKMAEENKTFFQ; from the coding sequence ATGACACACCATTCGGAAACCGAAGTTCAAGCAGAGTGCATCCAAGATGCATTTCGCCTTGAGGTTCACGCTCAAACGGTTGGCGTGATTTTCATTGATGTGCCGAATGAAAAAGTTAACACGCTAAAAGCGGAGTTTGCACAACAATTTTTGGCCATTTTACAGCAGGCGCAATCGACTTCTGGCTTAAAAGGGCTAGTCATCACCTCGGGTAAAAAAGACAGTTTTATCGCGGGTGCGGATATTAGCATGATCGCGGATTGTAAAAGTAAAGAGGAAGCCAGTGAGTTATCGCGGGAAGGGCATAAACTCTTTGATAAGTTAGAGAACTATCCATTGCCGATTGTTGCTGCTATTCATGGTGCTTGTCTTGGTGGGGGGCTAGAATTAGCGCTCGCGTGTCATGTTAGGGTTTGTTCCAATGATACGAAAACCCGTTTAGGTTTGCCTGAGGTACAGCTTGGTTTACTACCTGGGTCTGGGGGCACTCAACGTTTACCTAAATTGATTGGTATTCCCAATGCGTTAGATATGATGTTGACAGGGAGGCAGTTACGCGCAAAACAGGCACAGAGAATGGGGCTGGTTGATGATGTCGTACCGGACACCATTTTGTTAGATGTAGCGATAGCGATGGCTAAAAAAGGCAAAGTCCAACGTGCTCCACTTCCGTGGCAACAAAGGCTACTCAGTAGTAGTTTATTACGTAATAAAGTTTTTTCTAGTGCCAAACAAACAGTGATGCGCAAAACCAAAGGGCATTATCCTGCACCAGAAAAGATAATCCAAGTGGTCAAAACGGGTGTTGAAAAAGGCGCTAAAGCAGGGTACGAAGCAGAAGCAAAAGCGTTTGGCGAGTTAGTCATGACACCAGAATCAGCCGCTTTACGTAGTCTATTCTTTGCTACAACATCATTGAAAAATGAAACGGGATCTTCAGCTAAGCCACTAAAATTTAATCAAATTGGTATCTTAGGTGGCGGTTTGATGGGGGGCGGCATTGCATTTGTAACAGCAATGAAAGGTAACCTTCCTGTTCGTATCAAAGATATTAATGATAAAGGGGTAACTCACGCATTAGGGTATAGCTGGGATTTATTAACACAAAGAGTTAATAAAAGGCGAATGCTTGCGCGTGAACGTAGTGCTGTGATGGCGAAAATATCAGGAACCTTAACTTATCAAGGTTTTGAGCATGCAGATATCGTTGTTGAAGCTGTTTTTGAAGATTTGGCTTTGAAACGAAAAATGGTGACTGAAGTACAAAATGTGACTCAAGGAAAAGCCATTTTTGCATCAAATACATCATCGTTACCTATTCATCAAATTGCTGAACCTGCCGCTCACCCAGAAAAAGTGATTGGTCTGCATTACTTTAGTCCTGTCGATAAAATGCCTTTAGTCGAAGTGATCCCCCATCAAAAAACAGATGATGAAACGATCGCAACCGTCGTGGCGTTTGCCAAACGCCAAGGTAAAACGGCAATCGTGGTTGGGGATGATGCAGGTTTTTATGTAAATCGTATTTTAGCCCCTTACTTATGTGAAGCTGCCGAATGTTTAATGGCTGGGGAATCAATTGAACATATTGATAGTGCTTTAGTCGATTTTGGTTTCCCTGTCGGGCCATTCAACTTACTTGATGAAGTCGGTATTGACGTAGGAACGAAAATCTTACCTATTTTAGTGAATCGCTTTGGTGATAGGTTCAAGGCGCCTGATCTTTTAGACAAAGTGAATAAAGATGACCGTAAAGGTAAGAAAAACGGGAAAGGTTTTTATTTATATGGACATCAACCATCCTCTAAGCTGCGCTTTTGGAAAAAATCTAAAAAACGTCAGGTAGATAAGAGCATCTATTCATTAATCAATGTGCATCCAAAAAACCATTTAAGTAAAATTGATATTGCTGAACGCTGTGTGATGCTTATGCTCAATGAAGCTGTTCGCTGTTTAGATGAGAAGATTATTCAAAATGCACGTGATGGTGATATCGGTGCGGTCTTTGGTATTGGTTTCCCTCCTTTCTTTGGTGGGCCGTTCCGTTATATGGATAGTCTTGGGATCCAAAAAACAGTGGATACGATGAATAATCTAGCTGAACGTTATGGTGATAAATTCCGTCCGTGTGAGCTTTTATGCAAAATGGCAGAAGAAAATAAGACATTTTTTCAGTAA
- a CDS encoding YfcZ/YiiS family protein translates to MTDAINRCSAEETAACCCVDVGTVLDNKDCTASYQHVFASQEEAESMLKQLTEKARSVESDPCVINHTVDHVDGRFELSANFTFSCEAESLIFQLGLR, encoded by the coding sequence ATGACTGATGCGATTAACCGTTGTAGCGCGGAAGAGACTGCTGCTTGCTGCTGTGTAGATGTAGGTACAGTTTTGGATAACAAAGATTGCACTGCGTCGTATCAGCATGTATTCGCAAGCCAAGAAGAGGCAGAATCCATGTTGAAACAACTGACTGAAAAAGCAAGGTCGGTTGAATCAGATCCTTGTGTTATCAACCATACTGTTGACCATGTTGACGGTAGGTTTGAGTTATCGGCTAATTTTACGTTTAGCTGTGAAGCAGAAAGTCTCATTTTTCAATTAGGTTTGCGTTAA
- the fadL gene encoding long-chain fatty acid transporter FadL, with the protein MSQKNLFTRSALAIAVAMISSNAGAAGFLLNEYSTSALGRAFSGAGAIGDNASEGSRNPAAMMLFDRPAISVGAVYIDPSVDIKGRGASPLGSNLTANDIAPSALVPNAHFIFPINDKWAVGTSMTTNFGLATDFSKNYAAGPIGGKTDLKTANLNLSGAYRLNENFSFGLGVNAVYADAEITRHAGDLGKLTPQLGLPPIPASTTMAKLTGDDWGYGWNAGILYELNPDNRFSLTYRSKVTVKFKDGKYSNDLPANLPSNLPLVGTGGEKIKGKLDLNLPDIWEFSGYHKVAPQWALHYSVAYTGWSEFKDLTAYRSSDGKELFHKAENFKDAWRFAVGTTYYYDDNWTFRTGIAYDESPVPTKYRSISIPDQDRYWLSAGTTYAFNENASVDLGISYMYGKKVNISEKLSESDKIPLPAYQFKSEGSAWLYGVNFNYTF; encoded by the coding sequence ATGAGCCAGAAAAACCTATTTACTCGATCAGCTTTAGCAATAGCAGTGGCAATGATTTCATCCAATGCGGGTGCCGCTGGTTTTTTGCTTAATGAATATTCCACATCTGCGCTCGGACGCGCATTTTCTGGTGCCGGCGCAATTGGCGATAACGCAAGTGAAGGTAGTCGTAACCCTGCTGCAATGATGTTATTCGATCGTCCAGCCATTTCAGTCGGTGCGGTTTATATCGACCCTAGTGTTGATATTAAAGGACGTGGGGCATCTCCTTTAGGAAGTAACTTAACTGCAAATGATATTGCACCAAGTGCACTAGTACCTAATGCTCACTTTATTTTTCCTATCAATGATAAGTGGGCTGTGGGCACATCCATGACCACCAACTTTGGCCTAGCAACTGACTTCAGTAAAAATTATGCTGCTGGCCCTATCGGCGGTAAAACTGACCTTAAAACCGCGAATTTAAATTTAAGTGGGGCATATCGCTTAAATGAGAATTTTAGCTTTGGCCTAGGTGTTAATGCCGTTTATGCCGATGCTGAAATCACCCGCCATGCAGGTGATTTAGGGAAATTAACACCACAACTTGGATTACCACCTATTCCAGCTAGTACCACAATGGCAAAACTCACAGGCGATGATTGGGGTTACGGTTGGAACGCGGGTATCCTCTATGAACTCAATCCGGACAACCGCTTTAGTTTGACTTACCGCTCTAAAGTGACGGTTAAATTTAAAGACGGTAAATACTCAAATGACCTACCAGCCAATTTACCAAGTAACCTACCATTAGTCGGTACTGGTGGTGAAAAAATCAAAGGTAAACTTGACCTAAACCTGCCTGATATTTGGGAATTCTCAGGTTACCATAAAGTTGCCCCTCAATGGGCACTACACTACAGCGTAGCCTATACTGGCTGGAGCGAATTCAAAGATTTAACAGCATATCGCAGTAGTGATGGGAAAGAATTATTCCACAAGGCTGAAAACTTTAAAGATGCTTGGCGTTTTGCTGTCGGTACCACTTATTACTATGATGATAACTGGACATTCCGTACTGGTATTGCCTATGACGAAAGTCCTGTTCCAACCAAATATCGTTCAATTTCTATCCCAGACCAAGATCGCTACTGGTTAAGTGCGGGGACAACCTATGCATTTAACGAGAATGCTTCTGTAGACCTTGGTATTTCTTATATGTATGGTAAGAAAGTGAATATTTCAGAAAAACTAAGTGAGAGTGATAAAATTCCACTTCCAGCATATCAATTTAAATCTGAAGGATCGGCGTGGCTATACGGTGTGAACTTTAACTATACCTTCTAA